The following proteins are encoded in a genomic region of Arthrobacter jiangjiafuii:
- a CDS encoding EsaB/YukD family protein, which produces MAHSFTRITVAGTRKRANLLLPSDQPVGTLLPQVLALLEEPPADEASAKVLVTTDGTALEAGTSLRQAAVLDGSSLLLCSAPDAPPAAEVYDVTDLVAGGRREVAGLWNGRHRLLAGSAFAAAAVWAGTELLLAVLAPVAAWWILLVLSLAGLGAGAAAGPPPHRSALTPALLMVGWLAAAGAVWHLHDDGKLGGSLGLAALALSALTVLGLAAVGLASATPRALFCGAGTLAMATGLWVAAAAIAGGSVPAAGLGTLGGILQLGLLPQLALNSSGLSGLDDHRARGHSLIRANTVEAVASAHHGLTLATAVTAVSLSVGLWLLGTDTGRLQWTMPLLLVLTLAVFLRARAFPLAAQRYALYLAAAVGLCALAGAALVYFPGQQWVVGLAMVAAAGVIAACLALALPEHHQARSRQLAKHLETVAVAAAVPLTAGLLGIFSQLLESFP; this is translated from the coding sequence ATGGCACATTCCTTTACGAGAATCACCGTGGCCGGCACACGGAAGCGCGCGAACCTGCTCCTGCCCTCCGACCAGCCCGTGGGCACCCTGCTGCCGCAGGTCCTGGCCCTCCTGGAGGAGCCGCCGGCCGACGAGGCCAGCGCCAAGGTGCTGGTCACGACAGACGGCACGGCCTTGGAAGCCGGAACATCCCTCCGCCAGGCCGCTGTGCTCGATGGGTCCTCGCTGCTGCTGTGCAGCGCGCCGGATGCACCGCCGGCGGCAGAGGTCTACGACGTCACGGATCTGGTGGCCGGCGGGAGGCGCGAGGTGGCCGGCCTCTGGAACGGCCGGCACCGGCTTCTCGCCGGCAGCGCGTTCGCCGCGGCCGCGGTGTGGGCTGGCACGGAGCTCCTGCTGGCGGTGCTGGCACCCGTTGCGGCTTGGTGGATCCTGCTGGTGCTCTCCTTGGCCGGACTCGGTGCCGGCGCCGCGGCCGGCCCTCCGCCGCACCGGTCTGCGCTCACTCCCGCACTGCTCATGGTCGGATGGCTTGCCGCAGCGGGCGCCGTGTGGCACCTGCACGACGACGGAAAGCTCGGCGGCAGCCTTGGGCTGGCCGCACTGGCCCTATCGGCCTTGACCGTGCTGGGACTGGCCGCCGTCGGACTTGCCTCTGCCACGCCGCGGGCGCTTTTCTGCGGAGCCGGAACACTGGCGATGGCCACGGGGTTATGGGTGGCGGCTGCCGCGATCGCCGGTGGATCTGTCCCGGCGGCGGGCTTGGGGACGCTGGGCGGCATCCTGCAGCTGGGGCTGCTGCCGCAGCTGGCCCTGAACTCCTCTGGACTGTCGGGCCTGGATGACCACCGGGCGCGGGGCCATTCCTTGATCCGGGCGAATACCGTCGAGGCCGTCGCCTCAGCCCATCACGGCCTGACATTGGCAACCGCAGTCACGGCAGTGTCCCTATCCGTGGGCCTCTGGCTGCTGGGTACGGACACCGGCCGGCTGCAGTGGACAATGCCGTTGCTGCTGGTGCTGACCCTGGCAGTGTTCCTGCGCGCCCGTGCCTTTCCGCTGGCCGCCCAACGGTACGCACTGTACCTGGCAGCCGCCGTCGGCCTCTGTGCCCTGGCCGGTGCAGCGCTCGTCTACTTTCCCGGTCAGCAATGGGTGGTGGGCCTGGCCATGGTGGCCGCCGCCGGCGTCATCGCTGCGTGCCTGGCCCTGGCGCTACCCGAACACCACCAGGCACGGTCCAGGCAGCTGGCCAAACATCTGGAGACTGTGGCAGTGGCGGCCGCGGTGCCCCTGACCGCCGGACTGCTCGGTATTTTCAGCCAGCTGCTGGAGAGTTTTCCATGA
- the eccCa gene encoding type VII secretion protein EccCa produces the protein MTVKVLHRPARTTVPARGVQPFALDAPPMIPDGKDGLNLLSLVPLLGAAASMTVMMLFRGSALAAVGALMMILTVLASLGMMLSQRGRQGRQRREERENYLEYLERARAVLSAEEQAARRVARVANPPPGALFDVVRNSRRVWERRRSSEDFLQIRIGTGTRRCRSITVADTGPALARADTFMTSEVEILKRRYESGPGLPLTVPLDCGGNVSVIGSREFVLQVARLLLVQGAALHSPEDLQLALTVPEDRREGWEWATWLPHLADQQQHDGAGPLRRVAHSAAALAEVLGDDLLRRTALAAQARKNFMPAGARGFPARLLVVSDSYGELPAGLTLPDPNASPGAVGLTAVFLVSERGQEPGDVALRISEDDTSPDAFILEDYRADSAVPVVERGVLDPLPKPLAEALARELAPLRLSPDSLEHPAAEDTQGFVEMLRLPRSLDHPAIRRLWTPRGDADFLRVPVGADESGRPVLLDLKESAQFGQGPHGLCVGATGSGKSELLRSLVVGLLTAHSPEVLAMVLVDYKGGATFAPFAAAPHVAGVITNLFDDASLIDRVHASLSGEIKRRQEVLKAAGNLANISEYRLYRQEQQSRGQALAPLPHLVVIIDEFGELLAARPDFIDLFLSIGRIGRSIGVHLLLSSQRIEAGKLRGLDTYLSYRIGLRTLTEDESRTVLGTPDAFHLPPVPGFGYLLVDTSTFTKFKAGYVSGPLAERTDTGPTEDNTAPTVQPVPRYAAAQGSPAPASPGPDPSGEPAAPSSSRRVTGPTVLSALMDTMATFPRAVDPIWLPPLPRQVALDAAAGGLLDGGNLRLASSGPLRVPVGLLDDPARQWQGAWELDLAANGGNTVIVGGPQSGKSTALRTIVASLALTRSPAEVGIYALDLLGSGLSALEGLPHVGGVAVRTRREVVRRTVEELLAMLAHREQIFERRRIDSLAALRRLSAEGRIPELASADIVLVLDGYGQLGDEFEEIEKPVHALISRGAGYGIHVLATCSRLHDIRIAQQGFFGNRIELRLADPGESIHGRKLAEAVSADSPGRALTDAKLQGQFALPRLAATAGTAGTGGTAGTPDGVDLPGLVAAVAASTRERAVPVRVLPAVVAAGTAPTPAGPAVVPLGLRETDLGVESLDLHGRERHLLVLGDDGAGKTNVLRSVIRRLTAQHGPDGVIFAVFDPRRSLTGEVPAGCRAGYATNAVQAGELAATIAGELAQRSAAPAAGIAGLPRMVLVIDDYDILAAGGSSPLGRLIPYLSLAPELGLHAVLSRRVRGVGRGSYEPFFTSLRDSGSAALVLSGDRAEGTLLGGVRAQSLPPGRAHLVQPGRPVQVLQLFLNEEDGAGASADAGAAG, from the coding sequence ATGACGGTCAAGGTCCTCCACCGGCCCGCACGCACGACCGTGCCGGCCCGCGGTGTCCAGCCGTTCGCCCTCGACGCTCCGCCCATGATCCCTGACGGCAAGGATGGCCTGAACCTGCTGTCCCTGGTACCGCTGCTGGGTGCCGCGGCGTCGATGACGGTCATGATGCTCTTCCGTGGCTCGGCGCTGGCTGCTGTCGGAGCGCTGATGATGATCCTGACTGTGCTCGCGTCCCTGGGCATGATGCTCAGCCAGCGCGGCAGGCAGGGACGGCAGCGTCGGGAAGAGCGCGAAAACTATCTGGAATACCTGGAGCGGGCACGAGCCGTCCTGAGTGCGGAGGAACAGGCTGCCCGCAGGGTCGCCCGGGTGGCCAACCCTCCCCCGGGCGCTCTGTTCGACGTCGTCCGCAACAGCCGCCGGGTCTGGGAACGCCGGCGCAGCAGTGAGGACTTCCTCCAGATCCGGATCGGCACGGGGACACGCCGTTGCCGCAGCATCACAGTGGCAGACACGGGTCCGGCGCTGGCCCGGGCCGATACCTTCATGACCAGCGAGGTGGAAATCCTCAAACGCCGCTATGAATCCGGTCCGGGGCTGCCGCTGACCGTGCCGCTGGACTGTGGTGGGAATGTATCGGTCATTGGATCGCGGGAATTCGTGCTGCAGGTCGCACGGCTGCTGTTGGTGCAGGGCGCCGCACTGCATTCTCCCGAGGATCTGCAGCTGGCGCTGACTGTGCCCGAGGACCGGCGGGAGGGCTGGGAATGGGCCACCTGGCTGCCGCATCTGGCGGACCAGCAGCAGCATGACGGCGCCGGCCCGCTCCGACGGGTGGCCCACTCCGCTGCTGCACTGGCCGAGGTGCTGGGTGATGACCTGCTCCGCCGGACCGCCCTTGCCGCGCAGGCCCGGAAGAACTTTATGCCCGCCGGAGCACGGGGATTTCCGGCCCGGCTGCTGGTGGTCAGTGATTCCTACGGAGAGCTCCCGGCCGGGCTCACGCTGCCGGACCCAAACGCCTCGCCGGGCGCCGTGGGCCTGACAGCGGTGTTCCTGGTCTCGGAGCGCGGGCAGGAACCGGGTGACGTGGCGCTGCGCATCAGCGAGGACGACACCTCGCCGGACGCCTTCATCCTGGAGGACTACCGCGCAGATTCCGCGGTGCCCGTTGTTGAACGGGGTGTCCTGGACCCCCTTCCAAAACCATTGGCCGAGGCACTGGCACGGGAGCTGGCACCGCTGCGCCTGTCCCCGGACTCACTGGAGCACCCTGCCGCCGAAGATACCCAGGGCTTCGTGGAGATGCTGAGGCTCCCGCGCAGCCTCGATCACCCGGCCATCCGCCGGCTTTGGACACCCCGCGGCGACGCCGATTTCCTCCGGGTCCCGGTGGGCGCGGACGAAAGCGGGCGGCCGGTCCTGCTGGATCTGAAGGAGTCGGCGCAGTTCGGCCAGGGCCCGCATGGACTCTGTGTCGGTGCCACCGGGTCAGGCAAATCCGAACTGCTGCGCAGCCTGGTCGTCGGCCTGCTGACCGCCCATTCGCCGGAGGTCCTGGCCATGGTGCTCGTGGACTACAAGGGCGGAGCCACTTTTGCCCCGTTCGCCGCTGCACCGCACGTAGCCGGGGTGATCACCAACCTGTTCGACGACGCCAGCCTCATCGACCGGGTGCATGCCAGCCTGTCCGGGGAAATCAAACGCCGGCAGGAGGTCCTGAAGGCTGCGGGGAACCTCGCCAATATCAGCGAATACCGGCTGTACCGGCAGGAACAGCAGAGCCGGGGCCAGGCGCTGGCTCCGCTGCCACATCTGGTGGTCATCATTGACGAATTCGGAGAACTGCTCGCGGCCCGCCCAGACTTCATTGACCTGTTCCTCTCGATCGGGCGCATCGGCCGCTCCATCGGGGTGCATCTGCTGCTCTCCAGCCAGCGCATCGAGGCAGGCAAACTCCGCGGCCTGGACACCTACTTGTCCTACCGGATCGGGCTGCGGACGCTCACCGAGGATGAGTCCAGGACCGTGCTGGGCACCCCGGATGCCTTCCACCTGCCTCCGGTGCCAGGCTTTGGCTACCTGTTGGTGGACACCAGCACCTTCACGAAGTTCAAAGCCGGCTACGTGTCCGGCCCGCTGGCGGAACGGACGGATACCGGACCCACCGAGGACAACACCGCTCCCACGGTGCAGCCGGTGCCCCGTTACGCGGCGGCCCAGGGTTCTCCGGCCCCGGCTTCCCCCGGCCCGGACCCGTCGGGCGAACCTGCGGCGCCGTCGTCCTCCCGGCGCGTCACCGGACCGACTGTCCTGTCCGCCCTGATGGACACCATGGCGACCTTTCCCCGGGCCGTAGACCCGATCTGGCTGCCGCCGCTGCCCAGGCAGGTCGCCCTGGATGCCGCGGCGGGCGGACTGCTCGACGGCGGGAACCTCCGGCTGGCCAGCAGCGGCCCGCTGCGGGTTCCCGTTGGGCTGCTCGATGATCCGGCCCGGCAGTGGCAGGGCGCCTGGGAACTGGACCTGGCCGCCAACGGAGGCAACACGGTCATCGTTGGAGGCCCCCAGAGCGGCAAAAGCACCGCGCTCCGCACCATAGTGGCGTCCCTCGCGCTGACCCGCAGCCCGGCCGAGGTAGGCATCTACGCGCTGGATCTGCTGGGCAGCGGTCTGTCCGCACTTGAGGGGCTTCCGCATGTCGGCGGGGTGGCCGTCCGGACCCGGCGGGAGGTGGTCCGGCGGACGGTGGAGGAGCTGCTGGCCATGCTCGCCCACCGGGAGCAGATCTTCGAACGGCGCCGGATCGATTCTCTGGCAGCGCTCCGCCGGCTCAGCGCCGAGGGACGGATCCCCGAGCTGGCCAGCGCCGACATCGTGCTGGTGCTGGATGGCTACGGCCAGCTCGGTGACGAGTTCGAGGAGATTGAGAAGCCCGTGCACGCGCTGATCAGCCGCGGCGCAGGCTACGGCATCCACGTGCTGGCGACGTGCTCGCGGCTGCACGACATCCGGATCGCACAGCAGGGGTTTTTCGGCAACCGGATTGAACTGAGGCTTGCCGACCCCGGCGAATCAATCCATGGCCGCAAGCTGGCCGAGGCGGTGAGCGCGGACAGCCCGGGCCGGGCCCTGACAGACGCCAAACTCCAGGGGCAGTTCGCCCTGCCGCGCCTGGCGGCAACGGCAGGCACGGCAGGCACGGGCGGCACGGCAGGCACGCCTGATGGCGTGGACCTGCCCGGCCTCGTGGCCGCAGTGGCGGCGTCGACCCGGGAACGGGCGGTGCCGGTGCGGGTGCTCCCTGCTGTTGTCGCCGCCGGGACTGCGCCCACGCCGGCCGGTCCCGCCGTCGTGCCGCTGGGCCTGCGGGAAACCGATCTGGGCGTTGAATCCCTGGACCTGCACGGCCGCGAGCGTCATCTGCTGGTCCTGGGTGACGACGGCGCCGGCAAGACCAATGTCCTGCGCTCGGTTATCCGCCGGTTGACTGCCCAACATGGGCCGGACGGCGTGATCTTCGCGGTCTTCGATCCGCGCCGCTCCCTTACCGGGGAGGTTCCAGCCGGCTGCCGGGCCGGCTATGCCACCAACGCGGTACAGGCCGGAGAGCTGGCTGCCACCATCGCCGGGGAGCTGGCGCAGCGCAGTGCCGCCCCGGCCGCCGGGATCGCCGGCCTGCCGCGGATGGTCCTGGTGATTGACGACTACGACATCCTCGCCGCGGGAGGTTCCTCGCCGCTGGGCCGCCTCATCCCTTACCTGTCGCTGGCGCCGGAGCTCGGGCTGCATGCGGTTCTCTCCCGGCGGGTGCGCGGCGTGGGCCGGGGCAGCTACGAACCCTTCTTCACCTCACTGCGGGATTCCGGCAGCGCTGCGCTGGTGCTTTCCGGGGACCGGGCCGAGGGCACGCTGCTCGGCGGAGTCCGGGCACAGTCCCTGCCTCCAGGCCGGGCCCACCTGGTCCAGCCGGGCCGGCCAGTGCAGGTGCTGCAGCTGTTCCTCAACGAGGAAGACGGCGCCGGCGCATCAGCCGACGCCGGTGCGGCGGGCTAG
- a CDS encoding PP2C family protein-serine/threonine phosphatase, with amino-acid sequence MNSDETTSPGLELRAVFGYASDRGLRREQNEDSLIAADPIFAVADGMGGHEAGEVASSICVRTLGDASFVGESLPKIGAADLRILLQEADTHIREATEGRAGTTLTGAVLVQDAGTPSWLVFNVGDSRTYRLVDGLLEQISVDHSEVQELVDMGQITPEEALIHPRRHVVTRALGTGNDTEADYWLIPAEPGDRLLVCSDGLTGEVSDGQLQEILLSEANPQDACAAMVQAALRSGGRDNITVLVVDLEGARSDSAAAVTPAVVEPEPATEFSEH; translated from the coding sequence ATGAACTCCGACGAAACGACATCCCCGGGCTTGGAACTCCGTGCAGTCTTTGGCTATGCCTCGGACCGCGGATTGCGCAGGGAACAGAACGAGGACTCGCTGATCGCTGCGGACCCTATCTTTGCCGTCGCCGACGGCATGGGCGGGCACGAAGCAGGTGAAGTTGCGTCCAGCATCTGCGTGCGCACCCTGGGTGATGCCTCCTTTGTAGGTGAGTCCCTTCCCAAGATCGGTGCCGCCGACCTGCGGATCCTGCTCCAGGAAGCAGACACCCACATCCGGGAAGCCACCGAAGGCCGGGCGGGAACCACCCTCACCGGCGCCGTGCTGGTGCAGGACGCAGGCACTCCCTCCTGGCTGGTGTTCAACGTCGGAGACTCACGCACCTACCGCCTGGTTGATGGCCTGCTGGAGCAGATCTCCGTGGACCACAGCGAGGTCCAGGAACTGGTGGACATGGGCCAGATAACGCCCGAAGAAGCTCTCATCCACCCCCGCCGCCATGTGGTGACCCGGGCGCTGGGAACCGGCAACGACACCGAGGCCGACTACTGGCTTATTCCGGCCGAACCCGGTGACCGCCTCCTGGTGTGCTCAGACGGGCTCACGGGCGAAGTCAGCGACGGGCAGCTGCAGGAGATCCTCCTGTCCGAGGCCAACCCGCAGGACGCATGTGCCGCCATGGTGCAGGCAGCGCTCCGCTCCGGCGGCCGCGACAACATCACTGTCCTGGTCGTTGACCTGGAAGGCGCCCGCTCCGATTCCGCTGCAGCGGTGACGCCCGCCGTCGTCGAACCCGAACCAGCAACGGAATTCAGCGAGCACTAG
- a CDS encoding DUF6457 domain-containing protein, whose protein sequence is MTTNPDAQERALSDWSRLLTQALQILDLEVDQKMLVELGRRSEQTVGGDAGLVSAFVVGYAAGLSKTSGRKSAAEAVQSAADTAFQLAETGLDGPGSRQQSEEPGWKDSAQ, encoded by the coding sequence ATGACTACCAATCCCGATGCCCAGGAGCGCGCGCTTAGCGACTGGAGCCGTTTGCTGACGCAGGCCCTGCAGATCCTGGACCTGGAGGTGGACCAAAAAATGCTCGTGGAACTGGGACGCCGGTCAGAGCAAACGGTGGGTGGCGATGCTGGCCTGGTCAGCGCTTTCGTGGTCGGGTATGCGGCCGGGCTGTCCAAGACGAGCGGACGGAAATCCGCGGCGGAGGCGGTGCAGAGCGCCGCGGACACCGCCTTCCAGCTGGCCGAAACCGGGCTCGACGGTCCCGGGAGCCGGCAGCAGTCGGAAGAGCCCGGTTGGAAGGACTCCGCGCAGTAA
- a CDS encoding FdhF/YdeP family oxidoreductase, which translates to MVRKEPRVNEVDEKDIEVKPPKDWAAGVPAVVHSMKPAIEHMGAKRALDATFKMNQKDGFDCPSCAWPDPNHRSKFEYCEEGVKAVTWEASPVVIPSEFWAEHSISELQNRTEYWLGMQGRLTEPVYKPAGADHYHPVSWDEAFRIVADKLNSLESPHEAAFYTSGRTSNEAAFLYQLLVRGFGTNNLPDCSNMCHESSGWAMGQTIGIGKATVTYDDFGKADLIILMGQNPGTNHPRMLTALEGCKRSGGSIVAVNPLPEAGLKRYKNPQKVRGVAGKGTELADQFLQIRLGGDMALLQAISKRVLEAEDRNPGTVLDHDFLERHCEGLADLKDHLMHLDDQTVEAATGLPIAEVDELAERYLRAEKVIITWAMGITQQKKAVPTIKEMINLLLLRGNIGKPGAGAAPIRGHSNVQGDRTMGIWEQMPPAFLDALGKEFNFDPPRDHGLDAVETFYGMHDGRVKVFVALGGNLISAISDTRFAEEAMQKTDMTVQISIKLNRSHLITGQEALILPTKGRTELDVQESGPQFVSVEDTVCVVHASRGNLTPVAPNLLSEPAIVSRLGALVVGDRIDADWAGYEKNYDLIRDHIAAVVEGCDNYNERIRHEGGFVLPNGPRDSRTFNTPTGKAVLTVNDLEAVERPEGTLILQTLRSHDQWNTTIYGHNDRYRGIRGGRHVLFMNAGDIAELGLVDGQYVDIHGVHHDSVRRVLPRYRVVSYPTPKGCVAAYYPEANVLVPLDRVAEGSNTPVSKTVLVRVEPNLDTAREQAEDFTTRAPA; encoded by the coding sequence GTGGTCCGGAAAGAACCCCGCGTGAACGAAGTGGACGAAAAAGACATCGAGGTAAAGCCGCCCAAGGACTGGGCAGCCGGGGTACCCGCCGTCGTGCACTCGATGAAGCCTGCCATTGAACACATGGGCGCCAAGAGGGCGCTGGACGCCACCTTCAAGATGAACCAGAAGGACGGGTTCGACTGTCCCAGCTGCGCCTGGCCGGATCCGAACCACCGGAGCAAATTCGAATACTGCGAGGAAGGCGTCAAGGCCGTCACGTGGGAGGCGTCTCCGGTAGTGATCCCCTCGGAGTTCTGGGCAGAGCACAGCATCAGTGAGCTCCAGAACCGCACCGAATACTGGCTCGGCATGCAGGGCAGGCTGACGGAACCGGTCTATAAGCCCGCCGGCGCGGACCATTACCACCCGGTCAGCTGGGATGAGGCATTCCGGATCGTGGCGGACAAGCTCAACAGCCTTGAGTCGCCCCATGAAGCGGCCTTCTACACCAGTGGCCGCACCTCGAACGAGGCAGCCTTCCTGTACCAGCTCCTGGTGCGCGGCTTCGGCACGAACAACCTTCCCGACTGCTCCAATATGTGCCACGAATCCTCCGGCTGGGCTATGGGCCAGACCATCGGTATCGGCAAGGCCACCGTGACCTATGACGATTTCGGCAAGGCGGACCTGATCATCCTGATGGGCCAGAATCCGGGCACCAACCATCCCCGGATGCTCACGGCGCTGGAAGGGTGCAAGCGCAGCGGCGGCAGCATCGTGGCGGTTAATCCGCTTCCGGAAGCCGGCCTGAAGCGCTATAAGAACCCCCAGAAAGTGCGCGGGGTCGCCGGCAAGGGCACGGAACTGGCGGACCAATTCCTGCAGATCCGCCTCGGCGGGGACATGGCCCTGCTCCAGGCCATCTCCAAGCGGGTCCTTGAAGCGGAGGACCGGAACCCGGGGACCGTGCTGGACCACGACTTCCTGGAACGGCACTGCGAGGGTCTGGCAGACCTCAAAGATCACCTGATGCACCTGGACGACCAGACCGTGGAGGCGGCCACCGGGCTGCCGATCGCTGAGGTCGACGAACTGGCAGAACGCTATCTGAGGGCCGAGAAGGTCATCATCACCTGGGCCATGGGCATCACCCAGCAGAAGAAGGCCGTGCCCACGATCAAGGAAATGATCAATCTGCTGCTGCTGCGCGGCAACATCGGCAAGCCCGGCGCCGGAGCGGCACCCATCCGCGGACACAGCAATGTCCAGGGCGACCGCACCATGGGCATCTGGGAGCAGATGCCGCCCGCTTTCCTCGACGCCCTGGGCAAGGAGTTCAACTTCGATCCGCCGCGGGACCACGGCCTTGACGCCGTGGAGACCTTCTACGGAATGCACGACGGGCGCGTCAAGGTCTTCGTGGCGCTGGGCGGAAACCTCATCTCGGCGATCTCCGACACCCGCTTCGCCGAGGAGGCGATGCAGAAGACCGACATGACGGTACAGATTTCCATCAAGCTGAACCGCTCCCACCTGATTACCGGGCAGGAGGCACTGATCCTGCCTACCAAGGGCCGCACCGAGTTGGACGTCCAGGAAAGCGGACCGCAGTTCGTGTCGGTGGAAGACACGGTGTGCGTGGTCCACGCCTCCCGGGGAAACCTGACGCCGGTCGCCCCGAACCTGCTCTCGGAGCCTGCCATTGTCTCCCGGCTCGGAGCCCTCGTGGTCGGCGACCGGATCGACGCCGATTGGGCCGGATACGAAAAAAACTACGACCTGATCCGCGACCACATCGCGGCGGTGGTGGAAGGCTGCGACAACTACAACGAGAGAATCCGGCATGAAGGCGGGTTTGTCCTGCCCAACGGGCCGCGTGATTCCCGCACCTTCAACACCCCCACCGGGAAAGCGGTTCTGACGGTCAACGATCTGGAAGCCGTGGAACGCCCCGAAGGCACGCTGATCCTGCAGACGCTGCGCTCCCATGACCAGTGGAACACCACCATCTACGGGCATAACGACCGCTACCGGGGAATCCGCGGCGGGCGGCACGTCCTGTTCATGAACGCCGGCGACATCGCTGAACTGGGCCTGGTGGACGGGCAGTACGTGGATATCCACGGCGTCCACCACGACAGCGTCCGGCGGGTACTGCCGAGATACCGGGTGGTCTCCTACCCCACTCCCAAGGGCTGCGTGGCGGCCTACTATCCGGAGGCCAACGTCCTGGTTCCCCTGGACCGTGTTGCCGAGGGCAGCAACACCCCGGTATCCAAGACCGTCCTCGTCCGGGTGGAGCCCAACCTCGACACCGCCCGGGAGCAGGCGGAGGACTTCACGACGCGGGCTCCGGCCTAG
- a CDS encoding adenylate/guanylate cyclase domain-containing protein yields the protein MSEEPRDDAAAEQDAEAAPDPAPMTLSMPVVDPWARPAEETGRASADAEPNGDSTAIDRDDVRRLEAQLIGGPRTLKRREAAAEAGVSLLSARKLWRAMGFPNLDDDAVFFTEQDREALTTVIELVRDEQLTEEAAISIMRSIGQMTDRMVVWQIEALVEEMVVQRGIPDAQARKALVAALPDLIEPLEKTLVYAWKRQMNSAVQRLALRAEAGLASHDGSMSDDNPLPLARAVGFADLVSYTSLSRQMNEKTLAQMVQRFEHKCAEIISVGGGRLVKTIGDEVLFNAETPEAGAEISLALAKAFTEDDLLPAARVSLVWGRVLSRLGDIYGPTVNLASRLTSLAEPGTVLTDASTAAALRNNEKFVLIPHQPRNVRGFGEIHPVTLARGTGTGLILD from the coding sequence ATGAGTGAGGAACCCCGCGACGATGCCGCAGCAGAGCAGGACGCCGAAGCGGCACCGGACCCCGCGCCGATGACCCTGTCCATGCCGGTGGTAGACCCCTGGGCCCGGCCCGCGGAAGAAACCGGACGTGCGTCCGCTGATGCTGAGCCCAACGGCGACTCCACGGCCATCGACCGCGACGACGTGCGCCGGCTGGAAGCGCAGCTGATCGGCGGGCCGCGTACCCTCAAACGCCGCGAAGCCGCCGCCGAAGCCGGAGTCTCGCTGCTCTCGGCACGCAAGCTCTGGCGTGCCATGGGCTTTCCCAACCTCGACGACGACGCCGTGTTCTTCACCGAGCAGGACCGCGAGGCGCTGACCACCGTCATTGAGCTGGTCCGCGACGAACAGCTCACCGAGGAAGCCGCCATTTCGATCATGCGCTCCATCGGGCAGATGACCGACCGGATGGTGGTCTGGCAGATCGAAGCACTGGTCGAGGAAATGGTGGTCCAGCGCGGCATTCCCGATGCCCAGGCACGCAAAGCCCTGGTGGCAGCGCTGCCGGATCTGATTGAACCGCTGGAAAAAACCCTGGTCTACGCGTGGAAGCGGCAGATGAACTCCGCCGTGCAGCGCTTGGCCCTGCGCGCCGAAGCCGGGTTGGCCAGCCACGACGGGTCGATGTCCGATGACAATCCCTTGCCGCTGGCACGCGCCGTCGGCTTCGCCGACCTGGTCTCCTACACCTCCCTGTCCCGGCAGATGAACGAAAAGACCCTGGCCCAGATGGTGCAGCGGTTTGAGCACAAGTGCGCCGAGATCATCTCGGTGGGCGGCGGCCGGCTGGTGAAGACCATCGGCGACGAGGTCCTGTTCAACGCCGAAACCCCCGAGGCCGGTGCCGAGATCTCGCTTGCCCTGGCCAAGGCCTTCACCGAAGACGACCTGCTGCCGGCCGCCCGCGTGTCACTGGTCTGGGGCCGGGTGCTCTCGCGGTTGGGCGACATTTACGGTCCCACTGTGAACCTGGCCTCCCGCCTGACCTCGCTGGCGGAGCCGGGAACGGTGCTCACTGATGCTTCCACCGCCGCCGCCCTGCGGAACAACGAGAAGTTCGTGCTGATTCCGCACCAGCCGCGGAACGTGCGCGGCTTCGGTGAGATCCATCCCGTGACCCTGGCCCGCGGCACCGGTACCGGACTGATCCTGGACTGA